Below is a genomic region from Polyodon spathula isolate WHYD16114869_AA unplaced genomic scaffold, ASM1765450v1 scaffolds_832, whole genome shotgun sequence.
CTAGGGGCAACTGAACTGTTGGAATGTTAGGGAAAGGAGCCTTTTCATTGGCTAAGAGAGGATTGAGGACTTGTGACATCTTAACACAAGCCATGTGAAATGGCTCCAAGATGCTTCTATTCTCACGAGACAGGCATTTATATTAACCCTATCTGTGCCAAGCGAAGGAATCAGGTTTTCCACTCTGTGTTGTGATTCTGAAATAGACGACTGCCTTATAAGGATTAAACATGTAATTGCTAATTCATATGCTACATGCTGCAGCTTTTCATTAATCTTACCGAGTTACTTGTTTGGCTGGAGTCACTACCAGGAATGCTCTCTTTGCGAGTCAGATGTGTCGTCTCGTTTCCTCCAGTTATAACAGGTATAAAACGAACGAGACCGGTTTAAGAACAGGGTAGGTGGGACCTGGGCTGGACGGGCTCACGTTGCCCTGCTCTGTTAGAATTGATTCTATTACCTGCACCCACTGTGCATCGAGGATTACCTCAGTGTTCTGTCACGACCCGGGATGCTTCGACTGAGTCAGTAGAGGGATTACTGAATCGCTTGAAGCAGAAGCTTGGGACACTCAGATCCTCTCATGTGACTGTGCTATGCGTCTCCCAGACTATCAGCTGAGCAGCTTACAGACCTATAACACTGGCAGTGAGGAACAGAGCTGGCGTAGATTTGAATCACATGTACAGAACAGCATATAGAGTGATTCAACATGGAACTGTGGAGCAGTCTTGGCATTGCAGAAACATGCTTTGGGGTGGAATGAAGAACCTCTGTCCCACACGTTCTGCGTTAGGAGTACATCGGTAATGTCCTGCACTTGTGGGTGGATTTCTGATACAcgtttgcatatatttaaagaggcGACTGTCTACTTAGGGAGATATTCAGTGGGCAAAGTGTGTGAGGGTGAACAGGCTGGTCAAGAAAGGCAGGGCGCAGAATGAATGCCCTGGTGCGCcggattattgtaaaataaatacgaggtttgaacaaaataaacaccgaaactcaaaacaaaaacggcacgttggccaaaacaaagagacaaccAAAACAGCGAACACAAACCCCGAAGCAAGCATCGCGCTGCTGCTTCCAGCACGAAGAGCAATCGTTTTTACTTTTCGTTTTGTTTGTCCcgactctctctcccgttctctccacactgaacacccaCCCCGTTTGAGTCAAACACtccctcttttatgcagctgtgccgagactcgattCAATCATTCAGTTGAATCTCAGCAtggtctgcatgtgaactaattgtgctccccgtGCCCCCATACTGATAGCCAGTgtaatctgcacatgaagtgcttcGCCGTggacaccaagatatttaatgaGTGGGGTATAGGGGCAATAAATATGCCACTCCAGTCCTTCTGTTGCAGGGCTGGTAACAGCTACAGTGAACCGTCTATGAAGAGACTTTGCATTTCAAATCATTTCACAGGATTTAACAATTCAAGTTCACCAGTTTAGCAGTTTTTGTTAATTGCATCAgtctttaaacaatatcatcttttGTTACAGAACAAAGGTATTTGTGTTGAAGCCTGAGGAATTGTTAAACTGACCCCAGTGTTTAAACAAACCCTACACGAGACGGCTCTCAAACAGAGCCCTGTGTGGAATGTGAGGTTAATCCGGGTCAGAACCGCTCTTGTGACTTTCTGTTTGGTGGGATTTGGCTTCAGTTTCAGTACCCACCTCAATGTGCTACTTTGTGAAACCTAGTACAAGGAAACCCTGTCTAATATAGTCAGGGTTAGGTAAGGAATGTGTGCATAACCCAGTGTTGTATCCAAATGTTATATACCAGGGGGCAATGTGGCTTACATGGACTGAGAGGAAGGGAAGcagttctagtggttagagctgagggactgggagggagggaatcagtgtggctctagtggttagagccgagggactgggagggagggaagcagtgtggctctagtggttagagccgagggactgggagggagggaagcagtgtggctctagtggttagagccgagggactgggagagagggaagcagtgtggctctagggagctgaggggactgggagggagggaagcagtgtggctctagtggttagagctgagggactgggagggagggaagcagtgtggctctagtggttagagctgagggactgggagggagggaagcagtgtggctctagtggttagagctgagggactgggagggagggaagcagtgtggctctagtggttagaggagttagagctgagggactgggagggagggaggcagtgtggctctagtggttagagctgagggactgggagggagggaggcagtgtggctctagtggttagagctgagggactgggagggagggaagcagtgtggctctagtggttagagctgagggactgggagggagggaagcagtgtggctctagtggttagagctgagggactgggagggagggaagcagtgtggctctagtggttagagctgagggactgggagggagggaagcagtgtggctctagtggttagagctgagggactgggagggagggaagcagtgtggctctagtggttagagctgagggactgggagggagggaagcagtgtggctctagtggttagagctgagggactgggagggagggaagcagtgtggctctagtggttagagctgagggactgggagggagggaagcagtgtggctctagtggttagagctgagggactgggagggagggaagcagtgtggctctagtggttagagctgagggactgggagggagggaagcagtgtggctctagtggttagagccgagggagggagagaagcagtGTGGCCCGTCTAGTTGAAATGAtcagcaatttttatttttaccccTCAACCTGTGATATAAAAGCCGTGTACTGTGTACCTCTTGCAGTTTTGCTGTTGCTTGTGAATGACATTAACCCTGACGTCCTGACTTTGCACTTCACGCTTGGCTTGCGATCAACACTATCTGCTGGGGAATTTAAATCTGAAAACAAATACAGCCCCCTAGAGTTACACACACCCCTTCCACTCGGCGGGACTCCTTTGTGGCGCTCGGTGGAAGTAGTAGGCGAGGCTATATCGAGAGTGGGCGGGGAATGGGCGTGGTTATTTTGATGATGCTGTGCATTGTGCTTAAGCTCGATTGGTAGGCGTGTTTACCGGTAAGCGCTGAGGGCGGGTTATGTAATGTATTAGCCAATAAGAGGGCGCGAGTAACGCATGGAATCCGAAATGGGAGTGACCTCTTTGATTACTGAATACGCGGGTTGATGGGAACGCGGGAACCAGCGGTCTTGATTTCTTTGTCACATTGGAAAGCGCAACAGGTCGCTGTTATAGCTTCCTCACCCACCTCCCTCCACtatcccccccacacacacaaaccgcCTCCAGCAATCAGGCTGAACATTTGTTTCTAAAGTTATAAATTGAATAATTATCGAACTTTGATCAGACCCGCGGCCGCGGAGGAGATGGAGGCGTTCCAGAAAGTCGAGAAAATCGGAGAGGGGACTTACGGCGTGGTTTACAAAGCGAAACACAAGCAGACTGGCGAGACGGTGGCCCTGAAGAAAATCCGCCTCGATACGTGAGTGCTGATGATTTGTGCTGCGTGTAAACGGCATTGCAATGCAGGATAGTTTGCAGATGCACAGCGCGGTGCGCAGCTAATCAATGCAAGGAAACAAAGCCGGTTTCATCACGCATCCCAGGACACGGCAGTGATACAGATGCATTCCTGATCAGAGTGTATACTGGCTGGAGGCTACCTGCAATACTGCCCGTCAAGCTGTAACAACATAAGTACATATCGAGCTGTGTGAGATTTCTGTACAATGCGGTGAAACTGCGCTCTGAATGTCTTCACCTAGCCCGATGCAGGGTGTGCTGCCGCccgcctgcctgtctgtgtgtttctacTGATGAAGCACAGTGTCTGACACTGGGGTGCTGTTATTGTGATGACGTGCGTCGACACAGCTGCTCAGCTGTTTTGTCCCGACTCACGAACTGTAATACCGCTGTGgcctgtgtctttttttttttttttttttttctttaattgcatTATATTTTTGCAAATAATATTAACGACAGTGCAGTGTCTGTATCCCACCTTGACAGGCTACCCCACGCCTGAAATACGGCTTTATACAAACACAACTCAAACTGACATATTGCACGTTTTGTTTTGGTGACAATTCCGGACATTATGGAATGCGGGAACATAAGTGAAACTAATTtccggtttatatatatatatatttttaaccagTTTATAGAATATGTGGTAAACGGGACCGGAAGTCATAAATCGTGGTACAGTTTCCGCAGAATGTATTGCGGGATATACCCTAGTTACCGTTTCCGGTGTTCCATACACCCCAGAATTAAACACTGCCCCATTACTCCCGAACCTCTGGGTGTGCTAATTGCTGTAATTAAACCTTACCTTAACTCCGATCACTAGCGCAGATTTAATACCACTAGGATTTGAACTGACACTAAGGCAGCTGATTTCGCTTCTGCCAGTAGCACattcaaatattttcataatataATTACCCATTTCCCTTTCTCTGCAGTCCAAGCCAATGCAATCGCGCTgtctttcttcagccctgataaGCTACTGGCCCAGTGTTTGTGGGGGTTCTCCCCGTGACTGTGATGCTTCTCTTCCTGCAGGGAGACGGAGGGAGTCCCCAGTACTGCCATCAGAGAGATCTCTCTTCTCAAGGAGCTCAGTCACCCCAACATTGTCAAGTAAGGATGGCTTTACAAACAAGCCAATTACAAGGCAGACTCTGATACTGTGTAATGTGAGTGTATTGCAGGGCTGGGCCAGGCtgtgctgtagtgggtgatgctGGTTTAGGCtgtgctgtagtgggtgatgctGGTCTGGTCCGTGTCTCTTGTTCAATCTGTGCTCCTGTCCTGCAGGCTGAGTGATGTGATCCACACAGAGAATAAGCTCTACCTCGTCTTCGAGTTTCTGCACCAGGACCTCAAGAAGTTCATGGACTCCTCCTCCGTCACTGGCATCCCCCTGCCTCTCATCAAGGTAGGGCAAACCCTGTGACTAACGGAGCCAAACAAATAACTGTGTAAATCTGATCTGACACACGCTTCCATTTACTGCACAGTCCTCGCCTTGGtcctctcctcccttctctgagctgccctcccctctctctctctcagtgccaCCTGTCAGTTCTCATCTCCCCTGTCTATCTCTCTCAGCTACCTGTTCAGTACTGCCCTCTCCTCTACCTCCCTGCCCCTCCTCTCTCTGTGCCACTCTGTTCTCActtgtctctctcctctctctctctctctctctctctctctctctctctctctctctcagagttACCTGTTCCAGTTGCTGCAGGGGCTGGCGTTTTGCCACTCTCATCGAGTTCTCCACAGGGACCTCAAACCTCAGAACCTGCTCATTAACGCTGAGGGCGCCATCAAGCTGGCTGACTTTGGCCTGGCACGGGCATTCGGGGTGCCAGTGCGCACCTACACACATGAGGTGAGGCTGCTGCAGGGTACGGGGTACGGATCAGCCTGTTTAAAGGCCATACATAGATTCGATCATTTTCATGATTCTGGAGATCTGACCTGTCGTGCCCTTGATATTTTGGtcccaaatgtgcagtttttagaTGCAtgctctgcgtgtgtgtctgttttgaaacatctggtactacactagctTCAAGAAATCGCTGTTTGCAAACTGTGCTTTCAGATAGTCACCTGGAGAGTGACATGGTCACCCCTTCAACGCCTCCTTAACTGTccttaaccaaccagctgcttcctctgcTGACTGGCATGTTTTCAGCCAGGAGCTAGGGTGATACTGCAGAGGCAGTGAAGCAGCaaagacttcctggaaggcaaggcaagcaaactggaaACTTGCTTTGCACCAGTGTAGTGTCAGgtgtctgtttaaaaatgcaagtgCATGTTTGCTATGACGGGTTTCTTTAAAACCTGTGCCTGTGAGAGCTGTGGAGCTCGTGGCAGCGCAGAATGGGTACGATTGCTGGAAGTGTCCTGTTCCTTTTAAAGAGAGGTGGGGGGAGTGTGTTTTGAAGTTGTCTGAAGTGTGCTCTGTGTGTAGGTGGTGACTCTGTGGTACAGAGCTCCGGAGATTCTGCTGGGGTGCAAATACTACTCGACAGCCGTGGATATCTGGAGTCTGGGCTGCATCTTCGCTGAAATGGTAAGACCCAGCGTTACTATTAAGAGCAATATCTGT
It encodes:
- the cdk2 gene encoding cyclin-dependent kinase 2; translation: MEAFQKVEKIGEGTYGVVYKAKHKQTGETVALKKIRLDTETEGVPSTAIREISLLKELSHPNIVKLSDVIHTENKLYLVFEFLHQDLKKFMDSSSVTGIPLPLIKSYLFQLLQGLAFCHSHRVLHRDLKPQNLLINAEGAIKLADFGLARAFGVPVRTYTHEVVTLWYRAPEILLGCKYYSTAVDIWSLGCIFAEMVTRRALFPGDSEIDQLFRIFRTLGTPDEAAWPGVTSMPDYKSTFPKWVRQEFSKVVPTLDEEGRDLLAQMLHYDPNKRISAKNALVHRFFRDVTMPLPHLRP